From the Rhodoferax sp. WC2427 genome, one window contains:
- a CDS encoding PfkB family carbohydrate kinase, producing the protein MPRISTVGHAALDHCFDIAAFPHQPTKTPAQQYRMVSGGMAANAAIAATRLGARVGLFGAVGDDEAGQFLARRVQGLGVDCAGLQRVPGATSSISAVVIDAHGERQIFNCRGDALRKALPMDVSGLQGSDVVMVDPRWMAGALAALHWTRAAGVLSVLDGDLSPQEDLQTLSALADWSVFSESGLAAFAPGVPIVSALQAGLDAGTQVAVVTLGPRGVRWMRRGGPLHSIDAFAVKAVDTNGAGDVFHAALAVALAQGQGDRDAIRFAAAAAALKCLRTGGVGNGPDRQELDQFLAANS; encoded by the coding sequence GTGCCGCGGATCAGTACGGTCGGGCATGCGGCGCTGGACCATTGTTTTGACATTGCGGCGTTTCCGCACCAGCCGACTAAAACCCCGGCCCAGCAGTACCGCATGGTGTCGGGTGGCATGGCGGCCAATGCCGCCATTGCGGCGACCCGGTTGGGCGCGCGCGTGGGGCTGTTCGGGGCGGTGGGCGATGACGAGGCCGGGCAGTTTCTGGCGCGGCGGGTGCAGGGCCTGGGCGTGGACTGTGCCGGCTTGCAGCGGGTGCCGGGGGCGACCTCGTCGATCTCGGCGGTGGTGATCGATGCGCACGGCGAGCGGCAGATCTTCAACTGCCGGGGCGATGCGCTGCGCAAGGCGCTGCCCATGGACGTGTCGGGCCTGCAGGGGTCGGACGTGGTGATGGTCGACCCGCGCTGGATGGCCGGTGCCCTGGCGGCCCTGCACTGGACGCGCGCCGCGGGAGTGCTGAGCGTGCTCGACGGCGACCTGTCGCCCCAGGAAGATTTGCAAACCCTCAGCGCGCTGGCCGACTGGTCGGTATTTTCCGAGTCGGGCCTGGCGGCGTTCGCTCCGGGCGTGCCGATTGTGTCGGCACTGCAAGCCGGGCTGGATGCCGGAACCCAGGTGGCGGTGGTCACCCTGGGCCCGCGCGGCGTGCGCTGGATGCGGCGCGGTGGCCCACTGCACAGCATTGATGCCTTTGCGGTGAAGGCGGTGGACACCAATGGTGCGGGCGATGTCTTCCACGCGGCACTGGCCGTGGCCTTGGCGCAAGGGCAGGGCGACCGCGACGCGATCCGCTTTGCCGCCGCTGCCGCGGCACTGAAATGCCTGCGCACCGGCGGCGTGGGCAACGGGCCTGACCGCCAGGAGCTGGACCAGTTTCTGGCCGCAAACAGTTGA
- the nudB gene encoding dihydroneopterin triphosphate diphosphatase produces MSQFKIPESVLVVIHTAALDVLLIRRADAEDFWQSVTGSKDTPDEDLRDTAVREVAEETGIQSLPGQLRDWHLDNIYTIYPQWLHRYAPGVRHNREHLFSLQVPDGTPVVLSPREHTAYQWLPYHAAARACFSPSNAEAILMLPRFCP; encoded by the coding sequence TTGAGCCAGTTCAAAATCCCCGAGTCGGTGCTGGTGGTGATTCACACCGCCGCGCTGGACGTGCTGCTGATCCGCCGCGCCGATGCCGAAGACTTTTGGCAGTCCGTCACCGGCAGCAAGGACACGCCCGACGAGGATTTGCGCGACACCGCCGTGCGCGAGGTGGCCGAAGAAACCGGCATCCAGTCCCTGCCCGGCCAGTTGCGCGACTGGCACCTGGACAATATCTACACCATCTACCCCCAGTGGCTGCACCGCTACGCACCCGGCGTGCGGCACAACCGTGAGCACTTGTTCAGCCTGCAGGTGCCCGACGGCACGCCGGTGGTGCTAAGCCCACGCGAGCATACGGCCTACCAATGGTTGCCGTACCATGCGGCTGCACGTGCCTGTTTTTCACCCTCTAACGCCGAGGCCATTCTGATGCTTCCTCGCTTTTGCCCATGA
- a CDS encoding endonuclease/exonuclease/phosphatase family protein produces MTILRVATYNIHKGVQGLGPTRRLEIHNLGHAVEQLDADIICLQEVRKLNRSEQKYFTHWPDLPQADYLAPEGFEAVYQTNAVTRHGEHGNALLSRWPVVWHKHEDMSDHRFEQRGLLHVHVEAHGVPIHVIVVHLGLIPASRARQVQQLAAYIARDVPPDAPLIVAGDFNDWGSQMRHALNRIHMYAFDKPGVRTYPSRLPLAQLDYVYARGMKPVGLEVPRGRIWWRMSDHLPLLAEFDI; encoded by the coding sequence ATGACAATCCTTCGGGTGGCCACCTACAACATCCACAAAGGCGTGCAGGGCCTGGGGCCGACCCGGCGGCTGGAGATCCACAACCTGGGCCACGCCGTGGAGCAGCTGGATGCCGACATCATTTGTCTGCAAGAGGTGCGCAAGCTCAACCGCAGCGAACAAAAATACTTTACCCACTGGCCCGATCTGCCGCAGGCCGACTACCTGGCGCCCGAGGGCTTTGAAGCGGTGTACCAGACCAATGCCGTCACCCGCCACGGCGAGCATGGCAACGCCTTGCTGTCGCGCTGGCCGGTGGTGTGGCACAAGCACGAGGACATGTCGGACCACCGCTTCGAGCAGCGTGGCCTGCTGCACGTGCATGTGGAGGCGCACGGCGTGCCCATCCATGTGATCGTGGTGCACCTGGGGCTGATTCCGGCCAGCCGGGCACGCCAGGTGCAGCAGCTTGCCGCCTACATCGCCCGCGACGTGCCGCCCGATGCGCCCTTGATCGTGGCAGGCGACTTCAACGACTGGGGCAGCCAGATGCGCCATGCGTTGAACCGCATCCACATGTACGCGTTCGACAAGCCCGGCGTGCGCACCTACCCCTCGCGCCTGCCGCTGGCGCAGCTGGACTACGTGTACGCCCGGGGCATGAAACCGGTGGGGCTCGAGGTGCCACGCGGGCGCATCTGGTGGCGCATGTCGGACCACCTGCCGCTGCTGGCAGAGTTCGACATTTGA
- the clsB gene encoding cardiolipin synthase ClsB — protein sequence MPRPRPRLRSGHGIDLLEGSRAFFPAVVSAMDAAQHAVRLETYIFDCTGAGADVAEALLRAARRGVQTCVVVDGLGTGTLPEEWRNRFAAAGVQWRVYSPVSLWALLLPTRWRRLHRKLCVVDSGWDGAVAFCGGINILDDFHDPNFGALDAPRFDFAVRITGPIVAHIDTTMQVLWRRLQAVRDLRQHKLQEAVQVLLSARPRSGPAPETIAGDAPSTSAALVLRDNLRSRTRIEHAYLRAIAGARHEIIIANAYFVPGFRLRQALVAAAERGVRVQLLLQGKYEYFMQFYAARPVYGVLLGAGVEIHEYAPSFLHAKVAVVDGHWATVGSSNLDPLSLLLAREANVVVEDTAFTAALRERLLQAMAEGGQMMDPATYASRPLRQRALEYLAMLVMRLALLVTGKRY from the coding sequence ATGCCGCGCCCCCGTCCACGCCTGCGCAGTGGCCATGGCATCGATCTGCTCGAAGGCAGCCGCGCCTTTTTCCCGGCCGTGGTGTCGGCCATGGACGCGGCCCAGCATGCGGTGCGGCTGGAAACCTATATTTTTGACTGCACCGGCGCCGGTGCCGACGTGGCCGAAGCGCTGCTGCGTGCCGCCCGGCGCGGCGTGCAGACCTGCGTGGTGGTGGACGGCCTGGGCACCGGCACGCTGCCCGAGGAATGGCGCAATCGCTTTGCCGCCGCCGGCGTGCAATGGCGGGTGTACTCGCCAGTGAGCCTATGGGCCCTGCTGCTGCCCACGCGCTGGCGGCGGCTGCACCGCAAGCTGTGTGTGGTCGATAGTGGGTGGGATGGCGCGGTGGCCTTCTGCGGGGGCATCAACATCCTGGACGACTTCCACGACCCCAACTTCGGTGCCCTGGACGCGCCGCGCTTTGACTTTGCAGTGCGCATCACCGGCCCCATCGTGGCCCATATCGACACCACCATGCAGGTGCTGTGGCGGCGGCTGCAGGCCGTGCGAGACCTGCGCCAGCACAAGCTGCAAGAGGCGGTGCAAGTGCTGTTGTCGGCCAGACCGCGCAGCGGTCCTGCTCCGGAAACCATCGCTGGTGATGCCCCATCCACCAGCGCCGCACTGGTTTTACGTGACAATTTGCGCAGCCGGACCCGGATCGAGCATGCCTACCTGCGGGCCATCGCCGGGGCCCGGCACGAGATCATCATTGCCAATGCCTACTTCGTGCCCGGCTTTCGCCTGCGCCAGGCCCTGGTGGCCGCAGCCGAGCGTGGCGTGCGGGTGCAGTTGCTGCTGCAGGGCAAGTACGAATACTTCATGCAGTTCTACGCCGCGCGGCCGGTGTACGGCGTGCTGCTGGGCGCGGGCGTGGAGATCCACGAATACGCGCCCAGCTTTCTGCATGCCAAGGTGGCGGTGGTGGACGGCCACTGGGCCACCGTGGGCTCAAGCAACCTCGACCCGCTGAGCCTGCTGCTGGCCCGCGAAGCCAATGTGGTGGTGGAAGATACGGCCTTTACCGCCGCACTGCGCGAACGCCTGCTGCAGGCCATGGCAGAAGGAGGCCAGATGATGGACCCCGCCACCTACGCCAGCCGCCCGCTGCGCCAGCGCGCCCTGGAATACCTGGCCATGCTGGTGATGCGCCTGGCCCTGCTGGTGACGGGCAAGCGGTACTGA